In Passer domesticus isolate bPasDom1 chromosome 12, bPasDom1.hap1, whole genome shotgun sequence, the following proteins share a genomic window:
- the OSGIN1 gene encoding oxidative stress-induced growth inhibitor 1 codes for MLPDGKMYPLVTRPSNRSGLKTLPVVIIGNGPSGICLSYLLSGYTPYFKRHSLHPHPILQRKLEEAPEVSLLDQDLEYLSEGLEGRSHSPVALLFDTLQRPDTDFGGTAESVLTWWHEPDRAIPHLVLGRNAPGGAWHSIEGSMVTLSKGEWMGLPDLPFKEWLKQKRRGLRNNRATAEDIAQYYQHYVMKKGLQKNFRCGTVVTSVRKVSAESISNHTQKDLQEDSDSIWSSNEKSAEVFQVDGFFKTVEGDKEPFSICAENVVLATGTYDNPTWLGVKGENLSYVHHQLSALEEAVKNNSVGIMTDPVLIVGAGLTAADAILFAHHCNIPVIHVFRRRVTDPGLIFNQLPKTMYPEYHKVHQMMKEQTAACAGPYEHYISLPEHHVLSFGKDKKCIFQDKNGCQKAYKVSMALVLTGSNPNLSFLPNDGIDLALDSEQPVNPKRNPIDVDPFTYECTQEKGLYALGPLAGDNFVRFVQGGALAVASSLSKKANKNPP; via the exons ATGCTTCCAGATGGGAAGATGTATCCATTAGTGACCAGACCCTCAAACAGGAGTGGGCTCAAGACACTGCCTGTTGTGATCATAG GGAATGGGCCTTCAGGAATCTGTCTCTCATATTTGCTGTCAGGTTACACCCCTTACTTCAAAAGACACTCTCTTCATCCTCATCCTATTCTTCAGAGAAAACTGGAAGAGGCACCAGAAGTCTCTCTTTTGGACCAG GATCTGGAGTATCTGTCTGAAGGCTTGGAGGGACGATCCCACAGCCCTGTGGCTCTTCTGTTTGACACCCTGCAGCGGCCAGACACAGACTTTGGAGGGACAGCAGAGTCTGTGCTCACCTGGTGGCATGAGCCTGACAGAGCCATCCCCCACCTGGTCCTTGGCAGAAATGCTCCTGGAGGTGCCTGGCAC TCTATAGAGGGCTCTATGGTTACCCTGAGCAAAGGGGAATGGATGGGACTCCCAGATCTCCCTTTCAAAGAATGGTTGAAGCAAAAGAGAAG AGGCCTCAGAAACAATAGGGCCACAGCAGAGGACATTGCTCAATATTACCAACACTATGTGATGAAGAAAGGACTGCAGAAGAATTTCAGATGTGGCACTGTTGTGACCTCTGTGAGGAAAGTGAGTGCAGAGAGCATCTCCAACCACACCCAGAAAGATCTGCAGGAGGACAGTGACTCAATTTGGAGCTCTAATGAAAAAAGTGCAGAGGTCTTTCAGGTGGATGGATTTTTCAAAACTGTGGAAGGTGATAAAGAGCCCTTCTCCATCTGTGCAGAGAATGTGGTCTTGGCTACAGGAACATATGACAATCCTACCTGGCTCGGGGTCAAGGGAGAAAACCTCTCCTATGTCCACCACCAGCtgtctgccctagaagaagcaGTGAAGAACAACAGTGTTGGCATCATGACAGATCCAGTCTTGATTGTAGGTGCTGGTCTGACAGCTGCTGATGCGATTCTCTTTGCTCACCATTGCAATATTCCAGTAATCCACGTTTTTCGGCGACGAGTCACTGATCCTGGCCTTATTTTTAACCAGCTCCCCAAAACTATGTACCCTGAATACCACAAGGTCCACCAGATGATGAAAGAGCAgacagctgcctgtgctgggccctACGAGCACTACATCAGCCTCCCTGAGCATCACGTGCTCTCCTTTGGCAAGGACAAGAAATGCATCTTCCAAGACAAGAACGGCTGTCAGAAAGCTTATAAAGTTTCCATGGCTCTTGTTCTAACTGGCTCAAACCCCAACCTCTCCTTTCTGCCAAATGATGGCATTGACTTGGCGTTGGACAGCGAGCAGCCAGTCAATCCAAAGAGGAATCCCATAGATGTTGATCCATTCACCTATGAATGCACTCAGGAGAAAGGGCTCTATGCCCTGGGACCTCTAGCAGGAGATAACTTTGTACGCTTTGTGCAGGGAGGGGCCCTGGCTGTGGCCAGCTCTCTGTCAAAGAAAGCCAACAAAAACCCCCCCTAA